The following are from one region of the Klebsiella aerogenes genome:
- the dagR gene encoding transcriptional regulator DagR: MRRIEVVLRELERLSQAVTLDDLAKGSNAFTAEQIGFNLGLARNSVSKDLNQLWSDGLVIKTRGRPVYFLHRRTTETLLDRTLTENEREPTALADLLPLQDSDKVADPFAMLIGHDRSLHDAVEKGKAAVLYPHGLHVLLTGPSGVGKTFFAELMHRYACGHAGDKLPPLVYFNCAEYANNPELLSSHLFGHRQGAFTGATENKAGLIEQADGGYLLLDEVHRLPYEGQEKLFSLLDKGEYRPLGASGPARNIAVRLICATTEPVSSSLLRTFQRRIQVAIDLPGIRQRSLEEQIELIIGFLQRESRKIERTVSIDKTLLLWLLNKPLEGNIGQLKSDIQFLCAQAWASGMAANHEMLLLDSKLAEGPINATPEQRQLVDALFNGRTLLSIDARTLPQLKSSAADDGGVEESDLFYSFLTREYVNLRNSNVPPAETLAILKNKLSSIFEYGLYSRDNASHAPRYGDQIEERVTLLIGYVEQVLGFALPENLVNPLRKHFLALISYVQRGLIPQLYSSSLILDRCKDEYDNATLLCKKINDLLHIQCPATEVVWLCLFLKECRHYRQRISASPDCGAILIAHGATTATSMAQYVNRVLERDLFSAIDMPFEQSVHDTLDKLIQLIHSKRWQRLILMVDIGSLVHFGSTISKLFQIDVLLMPNITLTSLLEIGLDLSYETGDLPRLAALMQEKGIASQLCTPQQENAGKVLVISCITGMGTAEKIKKVLEESFGELMSQDTRMVILDYNEVRSPERVQQAIRAHERLAGIVGTFQPGLPDIPFISLEELFSEQGPELVLSLLTPDLSSSERRLEMERSASRFISALTMESIINHISVLNPQRILKEMEGILNQLRTSLAITPNRQVTLRFLIHCCCMVERIVINRKPLQMALETRPDMDTQAFSVIKSAFHPVEEAYAIRLSDAEYIYIYELLFS; encoded by the coding sequence ATGAGACGTATTGAGGTAGTACTGCGGGAACTGGAGCGGCTGAGCCAGGCCGTCACGCTGGACGATTTAGCCAAGGGATCGAACGCCTTCACCGCAGAGCAAATCGGCTTTAACCTCGGGCTGGCGCGCAACTCGGTGAGTAAAGATCTCAATCAGCTGTGGAGTGATGGGCTGGTTATCAAAACCCGCGGTCGCCCGGTGTACTTTTTACACCGCCGGACGACGGAAACGCTGCTCGACCGCACGCTGACGGAAAACGAACGCGAACCGACGGCCCTCGCCGATCTCCTGCCGTTGCAGGATAGCGATAAGGTTGCCGATCCGTTCGCCATGCTGATCGGCCACGATCGCAGCCTGCATGATGCCGTCGAAAAAGGGAAAGCCGCGGTGCTGTATCCCCACGGCCTGCACGTCCTGCTGACCGGCCCCTCCGGGGTCGGTAAAACCTTTTTTGCCGAACTGATGCACCGCTACGCCTGTGGACACGCCGGGGACAAACTACCGCCGCTGGTCTACTTCAACTGCGCCGAATACGCCAACAACCCGGAGCTACTATCATCGCATCTCTTTGGCCATCGCCAGGGGGCGTTTACCGGCGCGACGGAAAACAAAGCCGGGCTGATCGAGCAGGCCGACGGCGGCTATCTGCTGCTGGATGAGGTGCATCGTCTGCCCTATGAGGGACAGGAAAAACTCTTCTCGCTGCTGGATAAAGGCGAATATCGCCCGCTCGGCGCCAGCGGCCCGGCGCGCAATATCGCCGTACGCCTGATCTGCGCCACCACCGAGCCCGTCAGTTCATCGCTGTTACGCACCTTCCAACGGCGAATTCAGGTCGCCATCGATTTGCCCGGCATTCGCCAGCGTTCGCTGGAAGAGCAGATCGAACTGATCATCGGCTTTTTACAACGCGAAAGCCGCAAGATCGAACGCACGGTGAGTATCGATAAAACCCTGCTGCTATGGCTGCTGAATAAGCCGCTGGAAGGCAATATCGGCCAGCTCAAAAGCGACATCCAGTTTTTATGCGCCCAGGCGTGGGCATCGGGGATGGCGGCGAATCACGAAATGTTGCTGCTGGATAGTAAACTGGCGGAGGGGCCCATCAACGCCACGCCCGAGCAGCGGCAGTTGGTCGATGCGCTGTTTAACGGCAGAACTCTGCTGAGTATCGATGCCCGCACCCTGCCGCAGTTGAAAAGCTCCGCGGCCGATGATGGCGGCGTTGAGGAGAGCGATCTGTTCTACAGCTTCCTGACCCGCGAATACGTCAACCTGCGCAACAGCAACGTACCGCCCGCCGAAACGCTGGCGATCCTTAAAAACAAGCTCAGCTCGATTTTTGAATACGGCCTCTATAGCCGTGACAACGCCAGCCACGCCCCGCGTTACGGCGATCAAATTGAAGAGCGCGTGACCCTGTTGATCGGCTACGTCGAGCAGGTGCTCGGCTTCGCTCTGCCGGAAAACCTGGTCAATCCGCTGCGTAAACATTTCCTCGCCTTAATCAGCTATGTGCAGCGGGGTCTGATCCCGCAGCTTTACTCCTCCAGCCTGATCCTCGATCGCTGCAAAGATGAGTACGATAACGCGACGCTGCTGTGCAAGAAGATCAACGATCTGCTGCATATTCAGTGCCCGGCCACTGAAGTCGTCTGGCTGTGCCTGTTCCTCAAAGAGTGTCGCCATTACCGCCAGCGCATCAGCGCCAGCCCGGACTGCGGGGCGATCCTCATTGCCCATGGCGCCACCACGGCCACCAGCATGGCGCAGTACGTCAACCGGGTGCTGGAACGCGATCTGTTCAGCGCCATCGACATGCCGTTTGAACAATCGGTACACGACACCCTGGACAAGTTGATCCAACTGATCCACAGCAAACGCTGGCAGCGGCTGATCCTGATGGTCGACATCGGATCGTTGGTGCATTTCGGTAGCACCATCAGCAAACTGTTCCAGATTGATGTTCTGCTGATGCCGAATATCACGCTGACCAGCCTGCTGGAGATCGGTCTCGATCTCAGCTACGAAACCGGCGATCTGCCGCGGCTGGCGGCCTTAATGCAGGAGAAAGGCATCGCCAGCCAGCTGTGTACGCCGCAGCAGGAAAACGCCGGCAAGGTGCTGGTGATCTCCTGCATCACCGGCATGGGCACGGCGGAGAAAATCAAAAAAGTGCTGGAAGAGAGCTTCGGTGAACTGATGTCGCAGGATACCCGTATGGTGATCCTCGATTACAACGAAGTTCGCAGTCCCGAGCGCGTACAGCAGGCGATCAGAGCGCATGAGCGGCTGGCGGGGATTGTCGGCACCTTCCAGCCGGGGCTGCCCGATATCCCGTTTATCTCGCTGGAAGAGTTGTTTTCCGAACAGGGGCCGGAACTGGTGCTCAGCCTGCTGACTCCCGATCTGTCCAGCAGCGAACGACGTCTGGAAATGGAGCGCAGCGCCTCCCGGTTTATCAGCGCCCTGACCATGGAAAGCATTATTAACCATATTTCGGTGCTCAACCCGCAGCGCATATTAAAAGAGATGGAAGGGATCCTGAACCAGCTCAGAACCTCGCTAGCCATCACGCCTAACCGCCAGGTGACACTACGCTTCCTGATCCACTGCTGCTGTATGGTCGAGCGTATCGTGATTAACCGTAAACCGTTACAGATGGCGCTGGAAACGCGGCCCGATATGGACACTCAGGCGTTTAGTGTCATCAAATCGGCCTTCCATCCGGTTGAGGAAGCCTACGCCATCCGCTTATCTGATGCCGAGTACATTTATATCTACGAATTATTATTTAGTTAA
- a CDS encoding PTS sugar transporter subunit IIA: protein MSSTEPTSPLPQILLLTHGGWGTQLCDSLRMVTGEIVGVSEIALMPVDTLGEFYQRVEEAVKAMPAGSLILTDFLGGTTSNVAARLSADYPIAVVCGLNASLLLEALDRREQGPLTGCVNELVEAGRSSCRDVVAHVNQLNP, encoded by the coding sequence TTGTCATCCACTGAACCTACATCCCCGTTACCCCAGATCCTGCTGCTTACGCACGGCGGCTGGGGCACGCAACTTTGCGACAGCCTACGCATGGTGACCGGCGAAATCGTCGGCGTCAGCGAAATCGCCCTCATGCCGGTCGATACCCTCGGCGAGTTTTATCAGCGCGTTGAAGAGGCGGTAAAGGCGATGCCAGCAGGCTCGCTGATTTTGACCGATTTTCTTGGCGGCACCACCTCCAACGTCGCCGCGCGCCTGAGCGCGGATTATCCCATCGCCGTCGTCTGCGGGCTCAACGCCTCGCTGCTGCTGGAAGCGCTGGATCGGCGCGAACAGGGCCCGCTCACCGGTTGTGTTAATGAGCTGGTCGAGGCCGGACGCAGCAGCTGCCGCGACGTCGTCGCCCACGTGAACCAGTTAAACCCTTAA
- a CDS encoding PTS system mannose/fructose/N-acetylgalactosamine-transporter subunit IIB has translation MAKIVLCRIDSRLIHGQVVTKWVGQSQANRIAVVSDELDADPFMKNIYLMAAPPNIKVDCYGNASFAAAWKENQLGDGNVLVLFPSLSAIQEAVQLGFDVQTIQVGGLGGGPNRKAVFQNITLDEKDVGILGELKNSGIQVFFQTIPEDKPQSLDDILKKF, from the coding sequence ATGGCAAAAATCGTTTTATGTCGTATCGATAGCCGTCTGATCCACGGCCAGGTTGTCACCAAATGGGTCGGTCAGTCGCAGGCCAACCGCATCGCCGTGGTCAGCGACGAGCTGGATGCCGATCCGTTTATGAAGAACATCTATTTAATGGCCGCGCCGCCGAACATCAAAGTCGACTGCTACGGCAACGCCAGCTTCGCCGCCGCCTGGAAAGAGAATCAGCTTGGCGATGGCAACGTGCTGGTGCTGTTCCCGTCGTTGTCAGCCATTCAGGAAGCCGTTCAGTTGGGCTTTGACGTACAGACGATTCAGGTCGGCGGACTGGGCGGTGGGCCAAACCGTAAAGCGGTTTTCCAGAATATCACTCTCGATGAAAAAGACGTCGGCATCCTCGGCGAGCTGAAAAATAGCGGCATTCAGGTGTTCTTCCAGACGATCCCGGAAGATAAGCCACAGTCACTGGACGACATACTGAAAAAATTCTAA
- a CDS encoding PTS sugar transporter subunit IIC: MDTLLFASLMGLYYWFARLRLGYTFSAMLLQPVVIAVFVGLLLGDMKTAMIIGAGMQLVYLGVTSTPGGNVPSDPALAACIAIPIAVKAGMEPNLAIALAIPFGVIGVFLDQLRRTLNAAWVHMADKHAESANMAGIMRCAFIYPALLGLVLRFPVVFAANYFGQSVVEKFLKLMPHWLTHSFEIMGGILPALGFAITIMVIGKKSLLPWFIGGFFAVLYLKVDIMAMAIFGTCVAFLIKGLAKNEGAA; encoded by the coding sequence ATGGATACCTTACTCTTTGCGAGCCTGATGGGGTTGTATTACTGGTTCGCCCGATTACGTTTAGGCTATACCTTCTCCGCCATGTTGCTGCAGCCCGTGGTGATCGCAGTTTTCGTCGGTCTGCTGCTGGGCGATATGAAAACCGCGATGATCATCGGCGCGGGTATGCAGTTGGTCTACCTTGGGGTGACCTCCACGCCGGGCGGCAACGTGCCGTCGGATCCGGCGCTGGCCGCCTGCATCGCCATTCCGATCGCCGTGAAGGCCGGTATGGAACCCAACCTGGCGATCGCGCTGGCGATTCCGTTTGGCGTCATCGGGGTATTCCTCGATCAGTTGCGCCGCACGCTCAACGCCGCGTGGGTGCATATGGCCGACAAACACGCCGAAAGCGCCAATATGGCGGGCATCATGCGTTGCGCCTTTATCTACCCGGCGCTGCTGGGGTTGGTACTGCGCTTCCCGGTGGTCTTCGCCGCCAACTACTTCGGACAAAGCGTCGTTGAGAAATTCCTCAAGTTGATGCCGCACTGGCTGACCCACTCCTTTGAAATTATGGGCGGTATTCTGCCGGCGCTGGGCTTTGCTATCACCATCATGGTGATCGGCAAAAAAAGCTTGCTGCCGTGGTTTATCGGCGGATTTTTCGCGGTGCTCTACCTGAAGGTGGACATCATGGCGATGGCGATTTTCGGTACCTGCGTCGCCTTCCTGATTAAAGGCCTGGCCAAAAATGAAGGAGCTGCATGA